Proteins encoded together in one Corallococcus soli window:
- the mfd gene encoding transcription-repair coupling factor: protein MDTSPPPKSDGSPWPGGAPPSGDAFARLLSSLHVGRRTRTQGVKGAARGHLLARLHRSLRAPLVCVAVDEEAADALAHDLAFFLGGTGSLLEPRVLRLPADEVLPYDELSPEAGPITERLGALFHLARGTPFPALVLSVRALHRRVLPLAVMAQLAQRVEVGQDFDRDTLARKLSLMGYQNSPLVEDKGTFSVRGGLLDVFSPLYERPVRLEFFGDTIESIRVFDPESQRTVDALKSVDLVPARELLLTDDTRPRAEAAARAVADRINLPTIKLRERLEALREGLPGFGLEGLLPGFFEGGLVTVFDYLRAWAPEPVVYLDDPVSLDRALDELWGELARGVEEADARQDLTYPPEHHFLSRDDVAAKLQALRVVEGGGLSLTQTDVPVAFSFGTTQDLREAILAHHGEEGALTPLVERLQRWRDTGVACAVACGTLSQADRLKRLLLDRSVMVKVHTEPMGDPAKLYEPAVWAHLFTGEVSHGFVDAEGRLVVLADEEIFGVRSRRRVKRSKKLDAFAAGFKDLKEGDLIVHTDFGIGRYAGLTKMEVQGIPGDFLVLEYAGRDKIYLPVGRMRLIQKFTGGDPATVQLDKLGTTSWEKTKKRVKEQLLKMAAELLQMAAARKAHPGYAFQPPDRYYAQFEADFEFEETPDQAKAIEDVLADMQKAQPMDRLVCGDVGYGKTEVAMRAAFKATLDRKQVAVLVPTTVLAQQHFHSFKKRFKDYPVTVEVISGIRKPPEVRDILKRAKEGRVDIVIGTHKLLAGEVAFKDLGLLVVDEEQRFGVKQKEALKRLRTQVDVLTLTATPIPRTLHMSMSGVRDMSIIATPPQDRRAIRTFVMKYDEGLIKEAVEREIARGGQVFFVHNRVESLASMERDLRKLLPHVTLGVAHGQMPEGQLEKVMLAFTEHKYQVLLCTSIIESGIDISSANTMIVDRADQFGLAQLYQLRGRVGRSKERAYAYLLVPTRRPVTKDAQRRLEVLQNFTELGAGFSIASHDLEIRGAGNLLGEKQSGAIAEIGFDLYAQLMEEAVAELQGQPPRVHVEPDINLPMPALIPDDYVADVHQRLVFYKRFSQAGHPDEVTDLRAELVDRYGEAPDEVDALSEVTLLKIDMRELRLRALEGGPNRLSMALGSDALLDGAKVAALVQRSKGYYRLTPDMKLIARLPPEAKGHAMLAEAHKMLRDLGTCALPRH from the coding sequence ATGGACACCTCCCCTCCTCCCAAGTCCGATGGCTCGCCGTGGCCCGGTGGCGCCCCTCCGTCCGGTGACGCCTTCGCCCGGCTGCTGTCCTCCCTCCACGTCGGGCGCCGCACGCGCACGCAGGGGGTGAAGGGCGCGGCGCGCGGGCACCTGCTCGCCCGGCTGCACCGCTCACTCAGGGCGCCGCTGGTGTGCGTGGCCGTGGACGAGGAGGCGGCGGACGCGCTGGCGCACGACCTGGCCTTCTTCCTGGGCGGCACCGGCAGCCTGCTGGAGCCGCGCGTGCTGCGGCTGCCCGCGGACGAAGTCCTGCCGTACGACGAGCTGTCGCCGGAGGCGGGCCCCATCACGGAGCGGCTGGGCGCGCTGTTCCACCTGGCGCGCGGCACGCCCTTCCCCGCACTGGTGCTGTCCGTGCGCGCGCTGCACCGCCGCGTGCTGCCCCTGGCGGTGATGGCGCAGCTGGCCCAGCGCGTGGAGGTGGGCCAGGACTTCGACCGCGACACGCTGGCGCGCAAGCTGTCGCTGATGGGCTACCAGAACAGCCCGCTGGTGGAGGACAAGGGCACCTTCAGCGTGCGTGGCGGCCTGCTGGACGTCTTCAGTCCCCTGTACGAGCGGCCGGTGCGCCTGGAGTTCTTCGGGGACACCATCGAGTCCATCCGCGTCTTCGACCCGGAGTCGCAGCGCACGGTGGACGCGCTCAAGTCGGTGGACCTGGTCCCCGCGCGCGAGCTGCTCCTCACCGACGACACGCGCCCGCGCGCCGAGGCCGCCGCCCGCGCCGTCGCCGACCGCATCAACCTGCCCACCATCAAGCTGCGCGAGCGGCTGGAGGCGCTGCGCGAGGGCCTGCCCGGCTTCGGCCTGGAGGGCCTGCTGCCCGGCTTCTTCGAGGGCGGGCTCGTCACGGTGTTCGACTACCTGCGCGCCTGGGCCCCGGAGCCCGTCGTCTACCTGGATGATCCGGTGAGCCTGGACCGCGCCCTGGACGAGCTCTGGGGCGAACTGGCGCGCGGCGTGGAAGAGGCCGACGCGCGGCAGGACCTCACCTACCCGCCGGAGCACCACTTCCTGTCGCGCGACGACGTGGCCGCGAAGCTTCAGGCCCTGCGCGTGGTGGAGGGCGGAGGGCTGTCGCTCACGCAGACGGACGTCCCGGTGGCCTTCAGCTTCGGCACGACGCAGGACCTGCGCGAGGCCATCCTCGCGCACCACGGCGAGGAGGGCGCGCTCACCCCGCTGGTGGAGCGGCTGCAACGCTGGCGCGATACCGGCGTGGCGTGCGCGGTGGCGTGCGGCACGCTGAGCCAGGCGGACCGGCTCAAGCGGCTCCTGTTGGACCGGTCGGTGATGGTGAAGGTGCACACCGAACCGATGGGGGACCCCGCGAAGCTCTATGAGCCCGCGGTGTGGGCGCACCTGTTCACCGGCGAGGTGAGCCACGGCTTCGTGGACGCCGAGGGCCGGCTGGTGGTGCTGGCGGACGAGGAGATCTTCGGCGTCCGCTCCCGCCGCCGCGTGAAGCGCAGCAAGAAGCTGGACGCGTTCGCCGCGGGCTTCAAGGACCTGAAGGAAGGCGACCTCATCGTCCACACCGACTTCGGCATTGGCCGCTACGCGGGCCTGACGAAGATGGAGGTGCAGGGCATCCCGGGGGACTTCCTCGTCCTGGAGTACGCGGGGCGCGACAAAATCTACCTGCCGGTGGGCCGCATGCGGCTCATCCAGAAGTTCACCGGCGGCGACCCGGCCACGGTCCAGTTGGACAAGCTGGGCACGACGAGCTGGGAGAAGACGAAGAAGCGCGTCAAGGAGCAGCTGCTCAAGATGGCGGCGGAGCTGCTCCAGATGGCCGCCGCGCGCAAGGCGCACCCCGGCTACGCGTTCCAGCCCCCGGACCGGTACTACGCCCAGTTCGAGGCGGACTTCGAGTTCGAGGAGACGCCCGACCAGGCGAAGGCCATCGAGGACGTGCTCGCGGACATGCAGAAGGCGCAGCCCATGGACCGGCTCGTCTGTGGCGACGTGGGCTATGGCAAGACGGAGGTGGCGATGCGCGCCGCCTTCAAGGCGACCCTGGATCGCAAGCAGGTGGCGGTGCTGGTGCCCACCACGGTGCTGGCGCAGCAGCACTTCCACTCGTTCAAGAAGCGCTTCAAGGACTACCCCGTCACGGTGGAAGTGATTTCCGGCATCCGCAAGCCGCCGGAGGTGCGCGACATCCTCAAGCGCGCCAAGGAGGGCCGGGTCGACATCGTCATCGGCACGCACAAGCTGCTGGCGGGCGAGGTGGCCTTCAAGGACCTGGGGCTGCTCGTCGTGGACGAGGAGCAGCGCTTCGGCGTGAAGCAGAAGGAGGCCCTCAAGCGGCTGCGCACGCAGGTGGACGTGCTGACGCTGACGGCCACGCCCATCCCCCGCACGCTGCACATGAGCATGTCCGGCGTGCGCGACATGAGCATCATCGCCACGCCGCCGCAGGACCGGCGGGCCATCCGCACCTTCGTGATGAAGTACGACGAGGGCCTCATCAAGGAGGCCGTGGAGCGCGAAATCGCCCGCGGCGGCCAGGTCTTCTTCGTGCACAACCGCGTGGAGTCGCTGGCCTCCATGGAGCGGGATCTGCGCAAGCTGCTGCCCCACGTCACCCTCGGCGTGGCGCACGGGCAGATGCCCGAAGGGCAACTGGAGAAGGTGATGCTGGCCTTCACCGAGCACAAGTACCAGGTGCTGCTGTGCACCAGCATCATCGAGAGCGGCATCGACATCTCCAGCGCCAACACGATGATCGTCGACCGCGCGGACCAGTTCGGGCTCGCGCAGCTCTACCAGCTGCGCGGGCGCGTGGGCCGCAGCAAGGAGCGCGCGTACGCGTACCTGCTGGTGCCCACCCGCCGTCCGGTGACGAAGGACGCGCAGCGCCGCCTGGAGGTGCTCCAGAACTTCACCGAGCTGGGCGCGGGCTTCTCCATCGCCAGCCATGACCTGGAGATCCGCGGCGCGGGCAACCTGCTGGGCGAGAAGCAGTCGGGCGCCATCGCCGAAATCGGCTTCGACCTGTACGCGCAGCTGATGGAGGAGGCGGTGGCGGAGCTGCAGGGCCAGCCGCCCAGGGTGCACGTGGAGCCGGACATCAACCTGCCCATGCCGGCGCTCATCCCCGACGACTACGTGGCGGACGTGCACCAGCGGCTGGTGTTCTACAAGCGCTTCAGCCAGGCGGGCCACCCGGACG